The following nucleotide sequence is from Salvia splendens isolate huo1 chromosome 2, SspV2, whole genome shotgun sequence.
TAAAGGTAACTCCTAGTGTTCAAAATTAATTACAATAGGAAATTAGTTGGTAGGTTTCATTTTGTAACTTTTCTCTTCCTTCTTTATCTACTAACAAGAGACATAAGTAAGAAGAAATTAGTGATGTCTCTtgttagtaaaaataaaataaaaggaaaaaaagtatAAAATGGATcatattattgaaataatacagaataaattaaaacattttgttttatatttaactcgtacaaaaaaaattcacaaatcaaCTAATTTATGTGCGAGTGTGTATCAATGCATATATTATTGctattattaaatataaataatagtatttaGTATGACATCTTGAATatccaaaataaattaaaattttaaaatcgaATATGATATTTATAGATTATTAATATGATTTTTACATGTTTGTAGAACCATTAATCACATTATTTGATGTATTTATATacgagtagtattttatttgatttttgaatATTATATGTACTTCAACGTAAATTGTGTGTAGTAACCTAAAGTCATTTCACAATTAAGTAATAGTTTAACATATTATGTAAAATATTTCTTATTTGATAGGAAATGGGTGAACTGAGGTCTCTGGAAAAACAAATAAGTCAAATATTAGGTTGTAAAAGTAAAATCTTGCAGTCGTGTATTACTCCTAGAAAATTTCAGAACTACATTGATTTCAACTTCTTGGACattaatgtactccctccgtttcttcatagttgaggcaaaacttttcggcacggagtttaagaaagggatgttgagtgtgttaaataaatatataaaaaagtaagagtgagaaaaaagtagagagaataaagtagaaagtgaataaagtagagagaataaagtaagagagagtaaagtaagaaagagaaaaaagttactatatagggaaatgactcaactatgaggaaactacccaaaatggaaaaatgactcaactatggagaaacggagggagtacacaTTATAGTttcaaatttgtaaaaaaaatcgACTACAATTACTGGTGAGATTTGaacttttgatatttttttcatcatATAAATACTGATTTTATCACAAGGTCATCATCAAAGAAAGAAAATGGCAGTGACAACAAACTTTGTTTATTGTAAATTCATAATAATAGTTTTATTTAAAACTTGTGCATTTTCATTACCTTTAATACCCAATAATCATTTGTAAATTCAATATGAATTGTGGCATGACTATGCCAAATTATGATAAGTCAATGTATTTAGTTTTACCTACCATAAAAATTTGATATgtttatttcttaattttttaagacatcagcaacaacacaaactaaaactACATTTCACTTTATTTATTGACCATTCAATATTCTTAGTATTCCAATCGCATTTCACTTTCACATACTTTAGGATTTATTGGTATTTTGTATTATATTAATTGCAATTTTATGTATATTCGACGCATTTACATAATATCTATGGTAGAAATTAGTTTTGGTGAAATAAAGCATTAACGATTTATTAAGATAATAATAATGGATGGAATAAAGGCCAGTGCGACAGTAGCGGTGAGACAACGGCGAATGAGGGCGAAATCCGTAATTTCATATTCTGTTACTCCAAATGTCAAAGAcagtataattaatttaataaatgtttgactAATCTCAgagtaattaatttaataaatgttGGGCCTTTAATTTAGCAAGTTTGTCCATGCATTGTCGTCTCCTTCATTCATCATTACCAAATTCAACTATACTCACTCTCCATCCCTAGAAACTAATCTCTATTCTTTCTGCCTTGAAAAATTTAttacttatttcatttttattcattcttataaatttatctatttttattttttactattttttatagtggatCCTACATTCCACTAGTTTAATTTTACtcacgttttattataaaactaatatccCCTCCGTctgtcattaggagtctcatttcttagcACCACAGAtattaagaaatgttaagaaaaatagaTGAAAAAAAGTCACTAGAATAAAGGTCTCATTTATATATagtagttttaaatgaaatgtgagtgaaatgagttaatggaatgtggacCTTGttaccatttataataaaagtgaaccgaaactcctattcgcggacagactaaaatgaaaacgggactcctattcgtggacggagggtgtaaataaaagtaaaactcACATgcccactaactttttcaacttgtTTTCTattgtatttcttaaaactagggctggcaatttttgacacgacacgataacacgacacgaaccggcacgaaaataatgggtttgggtcagagcttattgggttcgtgtccttatcgggtcgacccgttaaggacacgaaaatttcgtgtcgtgttcgtgtcgtgtccgtgtcgggttcgtgttatccgttaacaatacgtgtctgtgtcgtgttcgtgacgtgttcgtgttatccgttaacaaataatattttaatattattaattcttattattttcatttttaataggtttaaccgttatcaggtcgtgttgttatcgagtcgttatcgtgtcatctcatgtacgtgttgttatcgtgtcgtgttgacctgAATTGGTttgtgtcgttaatgggttcgtgtcgtgttcgtgttcgtgtctgagggtttcgtgtcgtgttcgtgttcgtgtttgttgttatcgtgttcgtgtcgttatcgtgtcgacacgataacgacccgacacgcacgatttgccacccctacttaaaactcgtgccgagtcaaatggtgacaaattattagagacggatgaagtatgaaatatttcttttttttagaatGTTCCTAAAAAGTAataaactttctaattttgaaaaaaaaaatcactctaATATGGTGAGACTCATTTTCCGCTTAtaatattttacaatattttatttactatttgtttccatctatttcttattttatcaattatatattaaaatttatgctAAACTAAATATTCTTAAACAAAAGGAATATgttttaacaattcaaaatatattcattTGTTAATTCAATTATATCATTTCATATCATGTCATGTCTCTTGTCAATTGGAACTTTCTCTTGTCCTCTCActtttttatgattaattaaagGCGCCGATGATTTTGTCACCTAACCAACATATATATGACTccgttttattatttttccttctctcattttttttaatagacGTTTTTTTAggtaagataaaaaaaatttatcttgctattaaataatactactactctaTACATACAGGGATCattctattttaaatatttaaaacatattatattgagttaattattttcttttttacttattAATTGAgtccttttttattttggatttcAAGATAATCAAGTCATTTCATTAAAAAGTAgcactctcttttactttatttactcttactttattcactatccacttaaaatactatttttaatatatgtgcccaaaagaaatgcatGCATCTATTAATAAAGAAAGGAGGAAGTACTTTATGatagtaaaattaaatttattagttaaaaataaaattgttgctCGTCGtgatatatgaatttattcaacAATAAAATAGCATATCAGTCCACAGTTAATAGCCTTTTTAGTTCATTTTAGTATGTCCAAAAAATTGTACTAGtcctttttcaattttttgtaatttagccaatcatttaatttattctctcttatatttttatttgttcaatTTTAACTAGTAatagtttaaattattttttattttaataatattatagtagtattaaaattgTTGTTGTCTACTGTACAAATTATTGATAGTAAATGGACAGAGTATATAGCGAGATTTTCACggtaaataaaaatttaaaatatcatttaGAAATTAGTAGAGGTGATGTCGTGTCAATTTATTCAGTTTGGCACTGTTTCTGAggtgaaaatgaaatgaaattatcGATATTATCATTATCTGAGATTCGATTGGAAAAGGAAAGCGTAGCAAATCTTTGTTCACAATTAATGCCCCTCACTTGATTTGACTCTTGATAACCATCTCGTTGATATGTCCATTTCAACAAATTCATTAAtgggtaaattattttttatatattgtgagtattttaaatactccctccgtccagcactacttgcatttatttcctttctggacgtcccaagttatttgcactctttccatttttagtaacaatttatacctacagccgtaattgttgactttgtctctCACTCATtctttaatctccgtgcccaaaatgaaaggtgcgagtagtgcgggacggagggagtattttatacaGATGAATAGTAACCATTATTCGTTATTCCCTTTTTTCACTATGACCGACAGATAATAGGAAGAAAATTGTCATTGTTAAGTCCAACACAGCTTTCAAAGATATAGCGATCAAATGTTCGTTAGCAAGGATGACagatgaaaattaaaaataaaactattgaAATTGAATTGCCGCACTTTTAGAGTTGGGAACatttcaaaaatcaaatttaatagagttttttaaaattcgtgagCAGAAGAATGGGACACCATAAATGATTATATCAAATTTGGTGCtaatagtatttttttcaatCATAATGCTAAAGACTAAAGCATCTTATCTTATGAAAGGCAGTACTCATTGTTAACTGGTGGCTGAAGTTTTTCTTCTAATAATTAAAGTACTCAATCCGTTTCAACTAAGTTtgagttgtatttttttaaatgtcccaacaaagttgaatcatttcctttttaacaaaatccaatcattcttactttatttcatcacctactttactctctatttatctttcctattttattcgTCTATCAtactttttaacacaatttcttaactTACGTGTCCAAAAGTTTTatatcaacttagttgggacggatggagtactatattaggagtctcatttctttgaCTGTGtcgattttaagaaatgttaagaaaatgagtggaaaatatttagtggaatatgtgttctatttatatatggagtattagttttaaatgaaatgtaagtggaatgagttagtggaatgtgagatcctattatcatttatggtaaaagtgaaccgaaaCTCTTATTCGGAAAAACGAGACTCTTATTCacagacggaggaagtaattttGTTTCAAGTCACAATTTATTGTAACTTGTAATAAGAgtattaaaattttcttcacaCTATAATATGAACATTTTTAATTACGTAGGAGTACTAATTATAGCCTTATAGGTCTGGGGATAATGATACATCAAATTTTTTGAGGCTAACTAAAACGAAGTTTTTAAAAGCTCAACTAAGAAATTGTTGAGGCAATATAATTAGATTTAGCATTTCTAAAACCAAAAAATTGGTAAATTTGTGTATTTCAAATCTTTTTAAAGAGATACAAAAATAAATGCCTTTCAATGTCACAGTTTAATCGTTAAGGCTATAGACCTCACCAACTTCAACTACTTCTAAAAGATGTAGAATTTATTTAATAACCGCAAATGTGATCTATCTCAATTCTCAAGTGACAAAGTTAAGTCATCCAAAAGTATATTGtgttttaattttcttaatttatagGAGTATTTAGTCTAGTCCATACTAGCTTGGCTATTGTGCATATTGAAATTGTAAGTAATATATACTAATATTCGATAACGAAATAACTCACCTCATCGTGACCATCGTGACCTTCTCTTGAGCTCTCAAAACTTCTGTTGCTCCATCCCCTAGGGGCTGAGAACATGTCATCGTCTCGGTTGATGTAAGCTTTGGAGAAGTTGGAATAGTAGAACACTCATCTTATTACTTAGATGTTTTCATCAATTATTCACTCAATACTTGACTAAACATGTTTATTATGAGCACTATATGTATCTATCTTGTATCTAAATAGAATGAATATCCTACACATCAATTCCTTCATAtctcaattaaaaataaaacaaattttgaTTTCGTAATAGTTTTGAAACAATTTAACAAATTAAATGATGAATTAATTCGAAAACTAGCTAGGTTAGGCACCCCCTCCTTGATAGCTCGACCGAAAGAACCTAACCTAGTTTACCAAGCCTATCCTAGGACACATAATGTGCAACATCTATGGTAGTAATAATTACTATTAACCAAATTAATGAGGCAAAAAAGACTAAGAAATAAAGTAGTCAtcaaattaatactatataGTATGCTAATCTATATATAGGCCCTACGCATGAAGATCAACGGAACACTATTTTATGATTATTAGTAtcatatttaattgaataacgGATCATGTTCTGATTAAGTTTTATCAATTAGATTAAACGTGATTGCATTATATGGAATTTGTGGCATCAGAAACATTGAAGAAGGTTGTTGTTAgcttcaaaaaaataaatgatgCGACAGTAGTCACTGACAATAAATGGCACGTGaagaatataaataaaatttggatttgAAAGATCAAGACATTGTTGACGCAAAATTATATCGATGTTAGTTCAAAAAACGATTAGATACAATTTCACATTAAATGTAAATTCTTAGTAACAAAATTAGAATGCATAGATGGAATCCGACTTAAATTTTGCCAATTCTTTGATGAGATGGGAATATTAGGTTTGGAACAAAGACCGATTAGCCAAATAGATATACTTCTATAAAATAACATAATCagctttttttaaaaagaagaaTTAAAATACATACTTAGTTCACGAGAttcgtattttttttaacaaactGAAAATAACTAATATTTAACCTATTTAAAATAACTACTCGAGTTTTCATACTTGTGTCAGATTCAATATGGGACCTTTAGTATGATTGGCCATtattttcaaaacatttttttatatcttcCAATCAATTTGTAATAATGGCAATTACGGTGTTCGGTTGGTCGCGGCCGtttcattttaataaattaatttggatttaaAGGATCAAGACACTGTTAATGCAAAATTATATCAATGTTAGCTCAAAAAAACATATTTAACGATACAATTTATCTTGTTTTGATTTATAAATTCAAATCGAAGCTTGTTTGTAACAATCGGAGGGAGTattcttttatttctctttaattttaataaatatatgttCCACATAATGAGATAACTGCCACATGGGGTGGTGGCGCAGTTGGCTAGCGCGTAGGTCTCATAGCTACAGTTGAGTTATCCTGAGGTCGAGAGTTCGAGCCTCTCTCACcccacatttttatttttggcttATCTTCTTTCTCATTAGGGTGCGATTGATTGGTATGAGAGTATAGTGCAAGAAAGCTAGATAGAGATAGTGTTTTGGGGCCGAAAATAAGATAGTGTCAAGATAGTCTTTTTAAAATGTTGTTTGATACACAAATTAGTTTTGTAGATATAAAATTGTAAGGACAAAATTACCCTTTtatattcaatttcttttatacatcttaaatatctatttttttaattactttaattatataattgattatttaaataaattaaatgactCACGATTGATTggtaaatattattattaattacagcAAAATTGATTTGATTATTCTTAAGGCACATAATTAAAGCTTACTTATATACatcttaatatatttaataaaatattactacaaaaattgcataaaattaaatgactcACGATatttagtaggagtattaaatatctaatgaaatgaatcccaattcccaAGTTCCAACAGTATACTGTATACCCAAAATTCATTATGCAATTTGTCTCATTTCCCACTCctaactctctctctccatccctccctccctccctccctcttGCCTCATTTTCTCGTTCAGCCCATTCTCCACCGCTTCGACTCCTCTTTATGAAAATGGTCGACGGCACCGGCTAAGCCCCTGCTGGAGGGGCTTGGCCTTAGCTGGTTCCCTACTGGATGGAAGCACTGTGGTCTTCTTGATAAGGTAGAGAGAGGGTGAGAGGAAGAGGGAATTACAGAAGAGAGATATGGTAAATTGAGTTGCAGAAGAAAGAGAAAGTGGAAGTGagagtgggtgagagaagaatgtTACTGAGAGAGAAAGGAGGGTAGTTATGACTATCATGGACAAAAAGCTTATTATCGGAGGTTTTTTGTGAGATAGTGTATTACCAAATTTCTGGATAGTCCACCGGGCCGAGACAGGCTTTTCACTTTTTTCGGGCTTAGAGATATAGATATCATACCAACCAAAAACTACATAGAACCTAGATAGCAGGCTATATCTATGGCTATCTTACCAATCAAACACGCCCTTAGTGTTCAATATACCTAGAATAATATGtctataattattataaataattatcaatGGTATTATATAGGTTGATCATTTGTTTTCATATAGTAAaagttcaattaatttttttggttttagCCATGTAGCCAAGTGAGATTAGTATAGTGgtaattagtagtagtacttcCCTTTCGTAAAAAGTTTTCCACATTAGCCAAATAGAGCTTCCATGTAGAGAGATATACAAATACTGACTACAAAAAGGAAAGTCTATCAATTTCTGAATTATCCGATGAAGTacaaaattaaagtaaaattaaaatcacgTTTCGGAATGAACACCATACAAGTTCTCTTTCACCCTCACAAAATGAAATAGAACATCACATACATTCTCCGATTTCAAGTATGGGAAGAAAACTATCTATGCTTCACCAGCACTCTCCTCTGCTACTTGCAACTCAGCAGTGGTTGATTCTGCATTCTCTTCCGTAGCATCATTTTCATCCTTGGATCTCGATTCCATCTCCACATCCAGGCCCTTCGTCTCATCACTATCTTGCACTTCAGGCTCGGCAGTAGGTGCAACCACCTCATCTCCAGCTGCAACAGCATCAGCCTCGACCTTGTCCTTGGTGACAGCAGCTTTCTCTTCAGCTGCATCGGGCTCTTGCGTTGCTACGTCCTTGTGAGCTTCAAGATCAGGTGCAACAGATTGATCTTGAGTTGTATCAATGGCATCCATGGCAGTGTCGTTGTCTTTTGCAGCGTTTTCAAGATCCCTTTCTGCTTGCAGTCTATATGCTTTTACCAAATGCTGAATGCTTTCTAGTTCAGCCATCCGATCTCCGTACCGTTTCTGTAAAGTGCGCTCAAGGTCCTTCTGCTTCTGAACCTCTTCCCAGAGGTTGCTGATCCTGTATGTTGCCGCTAGAGTTTCTTGCTTACTCAAAGCTTGGAAGCATTCTAGCTCGGTTCCTGCAGTGTCCATCTGCTTGAAGGTTGCCTCCAATTGCGCCCAAAGTTTGTTACACCTCATCTGATCAGTCAGGAACAATCTAATTTAGAAATCGGATATCTAACACAATTCATATATCATACAACCAAAATCAAGAATCTAATCTTGATTGAAAAAAACTATGTCAAATAAGTAAAAGATTCTCACATTTAAATACAAATTCACACAAGCTATAGATAGCGATTTCCATCCATGTATCATGCGACCAAAAATGTCAGATCATGGAGCTTCTTGTAGAGTTTTTGTATATTTAGGCAGATTCAGAGTatggaaattcattttataaatttttttttataaaagttCAACGGCCAAAGGGAAATTAAACAACACAAATGCATTCAAAAAGTAAATCATGAAGAAGATCATACCTGATAACCATTAGTTAGAACTTTAATCTTCTGCTCATGCCGTTGTGCTTTTTTAGTCTCATCgtccatcttcttcttcacatGTTCAAATTCATTTTGCAGGGAGGAAAGTTTCTCCGCATGGTTGGCAACACTTGCTAGACCGAAGCCATCACGTGTAGGGAAGTACATCATATCATCTAAGCATGTTTTATGTGCTTCCACATAGCCTTCAAAAGATTCATTCTCATGGCCCATAGCAACACGTAGATATTGGACCTCATCTTCTATAAATTTATCAGCCTGCATAATCAGATAATCTTACTTTAAAAAAATCCAATTTGAAGGTGGGACTTGAGAGTgacaaaaatatgaatgaaagaCGCAGAGGAAACCACCTCTACGCATAAATAATTTCATATTGCTTACaagaaaatcaaaagaaacTTAGTAAGAAGCATATGAAACGATTTTTCATCTCCAGAAAGCCTCATCAGTCATCAGCATATAACCTAATTCTGCCAActtacataaataaataaatcaatcaaACACTTCAATTTTGCCATAATAAGTAATTCAAACACCAAGAAAGATGGCCAGGAATCTAAGCATTAGAACAGAAACGTGGGCTCAGTTTGTGCCATACAAAAGGTGATACTTGAATGATTTAACTAACTTATTAGATAAATGAAAGCAAAATTTTCACAACGGTAACTTTAACAAATGTTCTGGCATAGAGTTGGTGGTAAAAGCACAAATATTCTCCAAAGTTAACTTGAAAACTCCAAAAAATTTTAAAGTGCCCtggaaaatatatcaaatatacAATTAGAATTGCATACCTCTTTCAGCTCATCTTCTTCAAACTCATCAATTGTTGGCACATCTATGGAATTATCTTTTGCAGCAcgttttcctttcttcttctccttggtTGCTTTCTCATCCAGGGGATATTTTATATTATCATGCTCTAGCAAAGACAAAAGCTCCTTTCTTATTAATTCTTCAGCCTGCTCAACTAAAGTTGACGGGACAACGGAACTCTTGTCTTCATCAGATCTCATCAAAGTGTTTCTAATGAGGTCTAACGAAGCCACAGGAGGTCTTGGCAGCTCCCTCTGCAGTACTTTTGACCTTTTCTTGAGTAATGCTtgttgccttgcttcttcctcggccttctctctagcaattctGTCCGACATGTCTTCCTCGATCTTCTCTTCAagttcttcatcttcttcagctaATGGTTGAATAACTATTTGGTAGTCATTCTTGGGTTGTGGGAGATTTTTCAGACCAAAAATGAGTTCCTTTTTTGAATCAGACTGCCTCACTTTGGAAATGTCATGCATATCAATATCTTCATTTATGCGCAGCTCATCCCTCATTGAAGTTCCTTTTGGAGTCAAACCAACAGCATATACATCACGTGTGGGTGTCATCCCGATTCTAGGAGTGAGACCAGGGCCTGCAGGAGTAGCACCTCCAGGAGTAGCAGATGGAGTCATTAGAGGATTTGGTGTTGCAATATCCTTTTTCTTTGGAGTCACACCAGAAAAGTCTGAAGGGTGCAGCATCGGATTATCCCCACCAAGCAATGGAGTCTGAGACAAAGTCAGCCTTCGCTGATTCTCTGCTTCCATCATAATGGCATCCTGCTTTCCTGCAGGAGTCCTTTGAGGGGTTCTCCCTGGAGTCATTCCATATCTCGGAGTCTGGGCATAATTTGCAAGAAGAGCACGAGTTGCAGCATTTCCTTCTGTAAGTTCTTCATTTCCAAGAAGATCACTAGCAATTCCCATCTTAGCAATTGCCTCCAACTCATGGTCAGGAATCTGTGGGGCTGGGAGATTTAACCTGGACCTTTTTCGAACTGCTTCAGGATCATTAAGTTTATTTGCTTGCAAAATTGCAGATGGAGCATCCTGCCTCTCTGCTATTTTATTTCTTGCGATGTCCTGCTTTCTCAATCGAGCTTCTTTGTCAACTCTTCTTTCACCTTCCAACTCCTCGATTGTTGTTGGAAACTTGACTAATTCAGCAGGCCGATCTTCATCAGCAATATCATAAAAGCCAGGTGGAGGTCTCTTTTCAAAAGGAATTTCAGCATTGTAATCAAttccttttctctttctcttcttaTGGCGAAGGTTAATTCCAGCAGCTTTAAGCTCTCTTCTTTTCTGCAATGAAGCAAGCCTGCGAGCCTCTTCAAGCTGCTTCTCTCGGGCTTTCCTTTTGGCCTTCTTACCCCTAGTGTTGGCTAACCGAGCCCGAGCTTCAGAAAGCATCTCCttttcatcttcatccataTCTACGGGATCAGGACGAGCAGGCTTCGATTCTGGATTGGGGTCAATCTCTCCAGGGCGCAATTTTCTAGGGTCATCACCAGGTTCATAGTTCTCATCCTTGGCACAGGCCGCATCCAAAAGCTTTTCATATCTCTCCAAGCACTGTGATGGAGTAC
It contains:
- the LOC121792790 gene encoding cell division cycle 5-like protein; its protein translation is MRIMIKGGVWKNTEDEILKAAVMKYGKNQWARISSLLVRKSAKQCKARWYEWLDPSIKKTEWTREEDEKLLHLAKLMPTQWRTIAPIVGRTPSQCLERYEKLLDAACAKDENYEPGDDPRKLRPGEIDPNPESKPARPDPVDMDEDEKEMLSEARARLANTRGKKAKRKAREKQLEEARRLASLQKRRELKAAGINLRHKKRKRKGIDYNAEIPFEKRPPPGFYDIADEDRPAELVKFPTTIEELEGERRVDKEARLRKQDIARNKIAERQDAPSAILQANKLNDPEAVRKRSRLNLPAPQIPDHELEAIAKMGIASDLLGNEELTEGNAATRALLANYAQTPRYGMTPGRTPQRTPAGKQDAIMMEAENQRRLTLSQTPLLGGDNPMLHPSDFSGVTPKKKDIATPNPLMTPSATPGGATPAGPGLTPRIGMTPTRDVYAVGLTPKGTSMRDELRINEDIDMHDISKVRQSDSKKELIFGLKNLPQPKNDYQIVIQPLAEEDEELEEKIEEDMSDRIAREKAEEEARQQALLKKRSKVLQRELPRPPVASLDLIRNTLMRSDEDKSSVVPSTLVEQAEELIRKELLSLLEHDNIKYPLDEKATKEKKKGKRAAKDNSIDVPTIDEFEEDELKEADKFIEDEVQYLRVAMGHENESFEGYVEAHKTCLDDMMYFPTRDGFGLASVANHAEKLSSLQNEFEHVKKKMDDETKKAQRHEQKIKVLTNGYQMRCNKLWAQLEATFKQMDTAGTELECFQALSKQETLAATYRISNLWEEVQKQKDLERTLQKRYGDRMAELESIQHLVKAYRLQAERDLENAAKDNDTAMDAIDTTQDQSVAPDLEAHKDVATQEPDAAEEKAAVTKDKVEADAVAAGDEVVAPTAEPEVQDSDETKGLDVEMESRSKDENDATEENAESTTAELQVAEESAGEA